A genomic window from Glaciihabitans sp. INWT7 includes:
- a CDS encoding aspartate/glutamate racemase family protein — MPQKIAVLHTSFVFVSVEPVINELIAELLPGAEVMHFVDSDVLATVVREQGISASSEQRMVHLAQAAEAAGADIIFSACSSLGPALDVAARNVHTPVVKIDEAMAILAASRGSRIGVLATVPTTLGPTSDLIQLKADELGREVQIEQRLCAGAFDVLMSGDRPQHDSMVIEQAVDLAKNVDTIVLAQASMGRLAETLREKTGLPVLSSPRMGVEYLAERVAELAK, encoded by the coding sequence GTGCCTCAGAAGATCGCGGTTCTGCACACCAGCTTCGTTTTCGTCTCGGTGGAGCCCGTCATCAACGAGCTGATCGCCGAGCTCCTCCCCGGAGCCGAAGTGATGCATTTCGTGGATTCCGACGTCCTGGCCACGGTCGTGCGAGAGCAGGGGATCTCGGCAAGCAGCGAGCAGCGGATGGTGCACCTCGCCCAGGCCGCCGAAGCGGCCGGAGCCGACATCATCTTCTCCGCGTGCTCCTCCCTCGGCCCGGCACTCGACGTCGCGGCCCGCAATGTGCACACGCCGGTCGTCAAGATCGACGAGGCCATGGCGATTCTCGCGGCGAGCCGAGGCAGTCGAATCGGCGTGCTCGCGACAGTTCCCACCACGCTCGGCCCCACCTCCGACCTCATCCAGCTCAAGGCCGACGAGCTCGGCCGTGAGGTGCAGATCGAGCAGCGCCTCTGTGCCGGGGCGTTCGACGTCCTGATGTCCGGCGATCGTCCACAGCACGACTCGATGGTCATCGAGCAGGCCGTGGACCTCGCGAAAAACGTCGACACGATCGTGCTCGCGCAGGCATCGATGGGTCGACTCGCCGAGACGCTCCGGGAGAAGACCGGCCTGCCCGTGCTCTCCAGCCCGCGTATGGGAGTCGAGTACCTCGCCGAGCGAGTTGCGGAACTCGCCAAGTGA